From a single Thioalbus denitrificans genomic region:
- a CDS encoding MFS transporter — protein MITVVTSISSLLLGIGTLLVGVGFLGTLLGVRAGIEGFSEQVTGLVMSAYFAGYILGTWACPSLIRRVGHIRAFTAMAAVASVCVTAHALWVHPLVWAALRVISGACLVGLYIVIESWLNVLAPNQKRGKMLSVYMMTTLLAMAGGQYLILVADPAAFMPFGIIAMLVSLGLVPVALTRVLQPQPVETPAVVGIGHLFRVSPLGVAGAFVTGFVLSAFWGMGAVFAQGIGLDAAGIAAYMSATILGGALLQWPVGHLSDRFDRRSVLTLFCFVAGGLSLAGWFLVDVSTVALLVASFFYGGVAFALYSLSVAHVNDHVSHAEVLEATRGLLLIYGVGAALGPAGAGLLMEMLGARSLLAAIAGVLGLLGLFAVYRMRTGAPIPAAAQGEFVSLVRTTPEAVELLPEAEVEPELDLPAPPPESAVEPEALRPTGTD, from the coding sequence GTGATCACGGTCGTCACCTCCATCTCGTCGCTGCTGCTCGGAATCGGCACCCTGCTCGTGGGGGTGGGGTTTCTCGGCACCCTGCTGGGCGTGCGCGCCGGGATCGAGGGTTTCTCCGAGCAGGTGACCGGGCTGGTGATGTCGGCCTACTTCGCCGGCTACATCCTCGGCACCTGGGCCTGCCCCTCGCTGATCCGCCGGGTGGGCCACATCCGCGCCTTCACCGCCATGGCGGCGGTCGCCTCCGTCTGCGTCACCGCCCATGCGCTGTGGGTCCATCCGCTGGTCTGGGCGGCCCTGCGGGTCATCAGCGGCGCCTGCCTGGTGGGGCTCTACATCGTCATCGAGAGCTGGCTCAATGTGCTGGCCCCGAACCAGAAGCGCGGCAAGATGCTCTCCGTCTACATGATGACCACCCTGCTGGCCATGGCGGGCGGCCAGTACCTGATCCTGGTGGCCGACCCGGCCGCCTTCATGCCCTTCGGGATCATCGCCATGCTGGTCTCCCTGGGGCTGGTTCCCGTGGCCCTGACCCGGGTGCTGCAGCCGCAGCCGGTGGAGACGCCCGCCGTGGTGGGGATCGGCCACCTGTTCCGGGTCTCGCCCCTGGGGGTCGCCGGGGCCTTCGTCACCGGCTTCGTGCTGAGCGCCTTCTGGGGCATGGGCGCGGTGTTCGCCCAGGGCATCGGGCTGGATGCGGCCGGCATCGCCGCCTACATGAGCGCCACCATCCTGGGCGGCGCCTTGTTGCAGTGGCCCGTGGGACACCTGTCCGACCGCTTCGATCGCCGCAGCGTGCTCACCCTGTTCTGTTTCGTGGCGGGGGGGCTGTCCCTGGCCGGCTGGTTCCTGGTGGATGTCTCCACCGTGGCGCTGTTGGTCGCCAGCTTCTTCTATGGTGGCGTCGCCTTCGCCCTCTACTCCCTCAGCGTGGCCCACGTGAACGACCACGTCTCCCATGCGGAGGTGCTGGAGGCCACCCGCGGGCTGCTGCTCATCTATGGGGTGGGCGCGGCGCTGGGTCCGGCGGGGGCGGGGCTGCTGATGGAAATGCTGGGCGCCCGCAGCCTGCTCGCCGCCATCGCGGGGGTGCTGGGGCTGCTGGGGCTGTTCGCCGTCTACCGCATGCGCACCGGCGCGCCCATCCCGGCCGCGGCGCAGGGCGAATTCGTCTC